One window from the genome of Cryptomeria japonica chromosome 6, Sugi_1.0, whole genome shotgun sequence encodes:
- the LOC131855848 gene encoding probable methyltransferase PMT17 isoform X5 has translation MGKEYNGSPKLHLLADSKNRRIPWYLGVFGLCVLFYFLGSWKNARIPSTDMAKTNLGVCNSAAPKGSSSPSPSSSSVKLDFDAHHTVGSNESLTEGKMTFKPCSMKYSEYTPCQDPVRSRKYSREKLMYRERHCPAKNDVLKCLIPAPPGYKNPFSCPRSRDYAWFANVPYRELTIEKAVQNWIQVEGDKFRFPGGGTMFPRGADAYIDDINNLIPLTDGSIRTAIDTGCGETQLYCCTHKVPVCGDCICFPEHSAREVRTYAEWMVDSSCSFLPKCSFCLQILTHSSHSVTQLGCLRS, from the exons ATGGGGAAGGAGTACAATGGATCTCCCAAGCTTCACTTGCTGGCTGATTCCAAGAATCGAAGAATACCTTGGTACTTAGGAGTCTTTGGGCTCTGTGTTCTGTTTTACTTCTTGGGTTCCTGGAAGAACGCCAGGATTCCGTCAACAGACATGGCCAAGACTAACTTGGGTGTCTGCAATTCTGCTGCCCCGAAAggctcatcatcaccatcaccatcatcttcGTCTGTTAAACTAGATTTCGATGCTCACCATACAGTGGGGAGTAATGAGAGTCTTACAGAAGGCAAAATGACATTTAAGCCTTGCAGCATGAAGTATAGTGAGTACACGCCTTGCCAAGATCCAGTGAGATCTCGTAAGTATAGTAGAGAGAAGCTGATGTACAGAGAACGCCATTGCCCAGCAAAGAATGATGTCCTTAAATGCCTCATTCCTGCTCCTCCAGGGTATAAAAACCCCTTTTCATGTCCCAGAAGTAGAGATTATGCTTGGTTTGCCAATGTGCCATACAGAGAACTTACGATAGAGAAGGCCGTGCAGAACTGGATCCAGGTTGAGGGTGACAAGTTCCGGTTTCCAGGTGGTGGAACCATGTTTCCTCGCGGTGCAGATGCTTACATTGATGACATCAATAATTTGATTCCTTTGACAGATGGATCTATCAGGACTGCCATTGACACTGGTTGTGGA GAAACACAACTATATTGCTGTACCCATAAGGTTCCTGTATGTGGAGATTGCATCTGCTTTCCTGAACACAGTGCTCGTGAG GTGAGGACATATGCAGAGTGGATGGTTGATTCCAGTTGCAGTTTCCTACCAAAATGTAGCTTTTGCTTGCAGATACTGACTCATTCAAGTCACTCTGTCACTCAGCTCGGCTGCTTAC GGTCCTGA
- the LOC131855848 gene encoding probable methyltransferase PMT17 isoform X3, which yields MGKEYNGSPKLHLLADSKNRRIPWYLGVFGLCVLFYFLGSWKNARIPSTDMAKTNLGVCNSAAPKGSSSPSPSSSSVKLDFDAHHTVGSNESLTEGKMTFKPCSMKYSEYTPCQDPVRSRKYSREKLMYRERHCPAKNDVLKCLIPAPPGYKNPFSCPRSRDYAWFANVPYRELTIEKAVQNWIQVEGDKFRFPGGGTMFPRGADAYIDDINNLIPLTDGSIRTAIDTGCGETQLYCCTHKVPVCGDCICFPEHSAREVRTYAEWMVDSSCSFLPKCSFCLQILTHSSHSVTQLGCLQPYFYVGQEFSIAISF from the exons ATGGGGAAGGAGTACAATGGATCTCCCAAGCTTCACTTGCTGGCTGATTCCAAGAATCGAAGAATACCTTGGTACTTAGGAGTCTTTGGGCTCTGTGTTCTGTTTTACTTCTTGGGTTCCTGGAAGAACGCCAGGATTCCGTCAACAGACATGGCCAAGACTAACTTGGGTGTCTGCAATTCTGCTGCCCCGAAAggctcatcatcaccatcaccatcatcttcGTCTGTTAAACTAGATTTCGATGCTCACCATACAGTGGGGAGTAATGAGAGTCTTACAGAAGGCAAAATGACATTTAAGCCTTGCAGCATGAAGTATAGTGAGTACACGCCTTGCCAAGATCCAGTGAGATCTCGTAAGTATAGTAGAGAGAAGCTGATGTACAGAGAACGCCATTGCCCAGCAAAGAATGATGTCCTTAAATGCCTCATTCCTGCTCCTCCAGGGTATAAAAACCCCTTTTCATGTCCCAGAAGTAGAGATTATGCTTGGTTTGCCAATGTGCCATACAGAGAACTTACGATAGAGAAGGCCGTGCAGAACTGGATCCAGGTTGAGGGTGACAAGTTCCGGTTTCCAGGTGGTGGAACCATGTTTCCTCGCGGTGCAGATGCTTACATTGATGACATCAATAATTTGATTCCTTTGACAGATGGATCTATCAGGACTGCCATTGACACTGGTTGTGGA GAAACACAACTATATTGCTGTACCCATAAGGTTCCTGTATGTGGAGATTGCATCTGCTTTCCTGAACACAGTGCTCGTGAG GTGAGGACATATGCAGAGTGGATGGTTGATTCCAGTTGCAGTTTCCTACCAAAATGTAGCTTTTGCTTGCAGATACTGACTCATTCAAGTCACTCTGTCACTCAGCTCGGCTGCTTAC AGCCATATTTTTATGTTGGACAAGAATTCTCTATTGCCATTAGCTTCTAA
- the LOC131855848 gene encoding probable methyltransferase PMT17 isoform X4 yields MGKEYNGSPKLHLLADSKNRRIPWYLGVFGLCVLFYFLGSWKNARIPSTDMAKTNLGVCNSAAPKGSSSPSPSSSSVKLDFDAHHTVGSNESLTEGKMTFKPCSMKYSEYTPCQDPVRSRKYSREKLMYRERHCPAKNDVLKCLIPAPPGYKNPFSCPRSRDYAWFANVPYRELTIEKAVQNWIQVEGDKFRFPGGGTMFPRGADAYIDDINNLIPLTDGSIRTAIDTGCGETQLYCCTHKVPVCGDCICFPEHSAREVRTYAEWMVDSSCSFLPKCSFCLQILTHSSHSVTQLGCLHMAHKEAVC; encoded by the exons ATGGGGAAGGAGTACAATGGATCTCCCAAGCTTCACTTGCTGGCTGATTCCAAGAATCGAAGAATACCTTGGTACTTAGGAGTCTTTGGGCTCTGTGTTCTGTTTTACTTCTTGGGTTCCTGGAAGAACGCCAGGATTCCGTCAACAGACATGGCCAAGACTAACTTGGGTGTCTGCAATTCTGCTGCCCCGAAAggctcatcatcaccatcaccatcatcttcGTCTGTTAAACTAGATTTCGATGCTCACCATACAGTGGGGAGTAATGAGAGTCTTACAGAAGGCAAAATGACATTTAAGCCTTGCAGCATGAAGTATAGTGAGTACACGCCTTGCCAAGATCCAGTGAGATCTCGTAAGTATAGTAGAGAGAAGCTGATGTACAGAGAACGCCATTGCCCAGCAAAGAATGATGTCCTTAAATGCCTCATTCCTGCTCCTCCAGGGTATAAAAACCCCTTTTCATGTCCCAGAAGTAGAGATTATGCTTGGTTTGCCAATGTGCCATACAGAGAACTTACGATAGAGAAGGCCGTGCAGAACTGGATCCAGGTTGAGGGTGACAAGTTCCGGTTTCCAGGTGGTGGAACCATGTTTCCTCGCGGTGCAGATGCTTACATTGATGACATCAATAATTTGATTCCTTTGACAGATGGATCTATCAGGACTGCCATTGACACTGGTTGTGGA GAAACACAACTATATTGCTGTACCCATAAGGTTCCTGTATGTGGAGATTGCATCTGCTTTCCTGAACACAGTGCTCGTGAG GTGAGGACATATGCAGAGTGGATGGTTGATTCCAGTTGCAGTTTCCTACCAAAATGTAGCTTTTGCTTGCAGATACTGACTCATTCAAGTCACTCTGTCACTCAGCTCGGCTGCTTAC atATGGCCCACAAAGAAGCAGTTTGTTAG
- the LOC131855848 gene encoding probable methyltransferase PMT17 isoform X2 — protein MGKEYNGSPKLHLLADSKNRRIPWYLGVFGLCVLFYFLGSWKNARIPSTDMAKTNLGVCNSAAPKGSSSPSPSSSSVKLDFDAHHTVGSNESLTEGKMTFKPCSMKYSEYTPCQDPVRSRKYSREKLMYRERHCPAKNDVLKCLIPAPPGYKNPFSCPRSRDYAWFANVPYRELTIEKAVQNWIQVEGDKFRFPGGGTMFPRGADAYIDDINNLIPLTDGSIRTAIDTGCGETQLYCCTHKVPVCGDCICFPEHSAREVRTYAEWMVDSSCSFLPKCSFCLQILTHSSHSVTQLGCLHVLHNSCLLLLLKGSSSPTGYTCPSCKSQACFYVCLCLLLLIY, from the exons ATGGGGAAGGAGTACAATGGATCTCCCAAGCTTCACTTGCTGGCTGATTCCAAGAATCGAAGAATACCTTGGTACTTAGGAGTCTTTGGGCTCTGTGTTCTGTTTTACTTCTTGGGTTCCTGGAAGAACGCCAGGATTCCGTCAACAGACATGGCCAAGACTAACTTGGGTGTCTGCAATTCTGCTGCCCCGAAAggctcatcatcaccatcaccatcatcttcGTCTGTTAAACTAGATTTCGATGCTCACCATACAGTGGGGAGTAATGAGAGTCTTACAGAAGGCAAAATGACATTTAAGCCTTGCAGCATGAAGTATAGTGAGTACACGCCTTGCCAAGATCCAGTGAGATCTCGTAAGTATAGTAGAGAGAAGCTGATGTACAGAGAACGCCATTGCCCAGCAAAGAATGATGTCCTTAAATGCCTCATTCCTGCTCCTCCAGGGTATAAAAACCCCTTTTCATGTCCCAGAAGTAGAGATTATGCTTGGTTTGCCAATGTGCCATACAGAGAACTTACGATAGAGAAGGCCGTGCAGAACTGGATCCAGGTTGAGGGTGACAAGTTCCGGTTTCCAGGTGGTGGAACCATGTTTCCTCGCGGTGCAGATGCTTACATTGATGACATCAATAATTTGATTCCTTTGACAGATGGATCTATCAGGACTGCCATTGACACTGGTTGTGGA GAAACACAACTATATTGCTGTACCCATAAGGTTCCTGTATGTGGAGATTGCATCTGCTTTCCTGAACACAGTGCTCGTGAG GTGAGGACATATGCAGAGTGGATGGTTGATTCCAGTTGCAGTTTCCTACCAAAATGTAGCTTTTGCTTGCAGATACTGACTCATTCAAGTCACTCTGTCACTCAGCTCGGCTGCTTAC ATGTTTTGCATAATTCGTGCTTGCTTCTACTTTTGAAAGGATCCTCATCTCCAACTGGTTACACATGTCCTTCATGCAAATCACAAGCTTGCTTCTATGTCTGCTTGTGTCTTCTGCTGCTAATATACTAG
- the LOC131855848 gene encoding probable methyltransferase PMT17 isoform X1, whose product MGKEYNGSPKLHLLADSKNRRIPWYLGVFGLCVLFYFLGSWKNARIPSTDMAKTNLGVCNSAAPKGSSSPSPSSSSVKLDFDAHHTVGSNESLTEGKMTFKPCSMKYSEYTPCQDPVRSRKYSREKLMYRERHCPAKNDVLKCLIPAPPGYKNPFSCPRSRDYAWFANVPYRELTIEKAVQNWIQVEGDKFRFPGGGTMFPRGADAYIDDINNLIPLTDGSIRTAIDTGCGVASWGAYLLKRNILTMSFAPRDTHESQVQFALERGVPAMIGIMATERMPYPARSFDMAHCSRCLIPWKGYDGIYLLEVDRVLRPGGYWILSGPPINWQKHHRGWERTPEDLKAE is encoded by the exons ATGGGGAAGGAGTACAATGGATCTCCCAAGCTTCACTTGCTGGCTGATTCCAAGAATCGAAGAATACCTTGGTACTTAGGAGTCTTTGGGCTCTGTGTTCTGTTTTACTTCTTGGGTTCCTGGAAGAACGCCAGGATTCCGTCAACAGACATGGCCAAGACTAACTTGGGTGTCTGCAATTCTGCTGCCCCGAAAggctcatcatcaccatcaccatcatcttcGTCTGTTAAACTAGATTTCGATGCTCACCATACAGTGGGGAGTAATGAGAGTCTTACAGAAGGCAAAATGACATTTAAGCCTTGCAGCATGAAGTATAGTGAGTACACGCCTTGCCAAGATCCAGTGAGATCTCGTAAGTATAGTAGAGAGAAGCTGATGTACAGAGAACGCCATTGCCCAGCAAAGAATGATGTCCTTAAATGCCTCATTCCTGCTCCTCCAGGGTATAAAAACCCCTTTTCATGTCCCAGAAGTAGAGATTATGCTTGGTTTGCCAATGTGCCATACAGAGAACTTACGATAGAGAAGGCCGTGCAGAACTGGATCCAGGTTGAGGGTGACAAGTTCCGGTTTCCAGGTGGTGGAACCATGTTTCCTCGCGGTGCAGATGCTTACATTGATGACATCAATAATTTGATTCCTTTGACAGATGGATCTATCAGGACTGCCATTGACACTGGTTGTGGA GTTGCTAGTTGGGGCGCCTATCTGCTAAAAAGAAACATTTTAACCATGTCCTTTGCGCCAAGGGATACACATGAATCACAAGTGCAGTTTGCTCTGGAACGTGGGGTCCCAGCTATGATTGGGATCATGGCTACTGAAAGGATGCCATATCCAGCAAGATCCTTTGATATGGCTCACTGTTCTCGTTGTCTGATTCCATGGAAAGGATATG ATGGTATCTATTTATTGGAAGTGGACAGGGTATTGAGACCTGGTGGCTATTGGATTTTATCTGGTCCTCCTATTAATTGGCAAAAACATCACAGGGGTTGGGAAAGAACTCCAGAGGACTTGAAAGCAGAGTAA